From Anastrepha obliqua isolate idAnaObli1 chromosome 3, idAnaObli1_1.0, whole genome shotgun sequence:
aatatatataatatattcataatatagtgaaaatttggaataaaaaatcgcgcgattttttattccaaattttcgcctgcggcgcttttttttcttttttttaaatatatatatgtatatatatatcatatattcataatatagggaaaatttcgaattaaaaatcgcgcgattttttattccaaattttcgcctgcgccgcttttttttctttatttttaaatatatatatgtatatatatatatcatatattcataatatagggaaaatttggaattaaaaatcgcgcgattttttattccaaattttcgcctgcggcgctttttttttaaatatatatatgtataatatagtgaaaattttcgcctgcggcgcttttttttctttttttttttaaatatatatatgtataattatatatcatatattcataatatagggaaaatttggaattaaaaatcgcgcgattttttattccaaattttcgcctgcggcgctttttttttctttttttttaaatatatatatgtataatatagtgaaaatttggaattaaaaatatatatatcatatatatatatcatatattcaaaatgcatacaatcaaacatactttactgaaaatcaagcattaatatatatatgtatataaataataataaatatatatatatatatatatgaatagacgtatataatatagaaataatttgtaaaattttgtatttctagtcatttattatcttctaaaattgtttatttatacgatGTCTGGCAGCACTTCTGCTGGTTGTAGTAACCAAAATAGGAGGattcttggtcaattttacaatttttaaactcaaataacttaaaaactataaggctCCGGCAAGTGAAGTTTTCACTTTTGGATAGTAGAATACCCCCTCTACCCCCCCTTATacccctttttttaaaaaagtcggGAGAACACATGGGTATTTTCCcggatataacgagctttggattctacaaactcacttaaattcaaattattacatttcaattgaattaattttaagccaataattataaacatttcaacacgtcatttctccattaagcaaaaacgaactgttttcgtctgttatttttggcgcgtttcttctggcagcctgccatttcgcctatcagctgttcaaaatcccataatgtgtgagtgctgccaagttttgaaacgtcctcatgggcgcgctctctctcaaaatgaagaagtttcacatctagttatcTATGCTTGAAAGCGGACAAATTAAAACAactttgttattgtattttaataatctcttttaaaaataatgatcaAAATAATAGGTAGCAGTTcaaataatatgaaatgaaaaatatccgTATAAGTGCTTATCTTCTTAGGGAAATACCTTTGTGTGGATAACAACTCTTTAACTTGAAATAACCCGAAAACTATAGCTTCCAGCTTTCCATCACAATCGGCTGTCCTAATTTCTAAGTTTCCCCATTTGGTTGCTTCAATTATCTAGCAATGATGGGTCAATTGTGCACAGATAAGATTTTGTTGGAGATTTTCAAAGAGCAAAAAACGCTAGACAAATTTATTGAGACCATTTTCGGATTTCTGGTACGCAAGTATGTATGAAAAAACTTACATTCTGGTTTTACATTGAATGgttgctaaataaatatttgattagcACGAATTTCGGTCTAATAGACACTTCAGAAAGAGCGCGAATACAGCGACATATATTTGATGCATTGTCGTTTTGGTGCCCTGAACAACAAACATCGCCTAGGACGGAAAATGTCACCACCGAATGCGAAACACCTGCAACAACAGAGGCTGGAATTGGAGCAGAAACTGGCAACGTAGGATCGGAGTTGCAATGGACATATTTAACACAAGCACGAAACGCGACTTCGGAGGGTCATCTGGTTCTTAATTCAGATCACGGAATATTTAATGCAGTTAATGTTGATGCGGAATGCCATcgagtaaaaatatataacatatttctaattttaGGTACAAAAGAGCGAACCCAATATCAAGTATCGGGCAATCCTACCCAAAGAGCAGCATTTAGTGTTAAGTAATATGCCCACAAATTTCCCAAAAACGaatgatgaaaaaataaaaaggaattcGAAACGATTGTATAAATGCAGCGAATGTTCGGACATATTTATTTCGTTTCGCCAGCTGAAAGTGCACGAAGCGCTTCACACGTCTCTGACAGACAGGGTTATCAGTATTTGTGTTTATTGCTGCAGCTTGTACGCCAACGCGGAAACTTTAGAAAAACATATTAGTGAGAGCCATGCAAATGGACGATATCTCTGTGCACCGTGTGCAAAAACATATAAGAGTCGTGGGCAGTTGCTTAGGCACGTGCACTCTAGTGCACACAATGCCAAAGCACTTCTGTTCTATTGCAGTCTATGTCCCCGCACCGGAAACTCGCATATAGAGTTTCCCTCAAGGGCAGCACTACAACAACACTACCAAGAAATGCATTTACTTATGCCTGCGAGCCAAGATGAAGACGATGTCGAAATTGAAATGAACGAAGAATTTCTTGATGAATTTCTTCTAAATAATGTTAATGAgaactcttttaatttttccgaaTGCTGGGATGCATTAGATTTGAATTTGCCAGATATGTTGCATTTGGCGAATTCCGATGAAAATTACtcatataacaaaaatagcaTAATTCAAAATAACGAATTTACCTTCAAATGTCCAATATGTTATGAAGGCTTTTTGACCCAAAAGCTTCTATTGCTGCATATTGCTTCCAAACATGGACTGCAGGTGTTAATTTGCAATAAATGTGACTCCAGTTTCAAGGATTACACACAATGGATTCATCATAAAAGGACTCATCGCGTTCAATTTGATGCAATGCAAAAAGCTAAAGATGATTTGATGAAGTGTGAGATATGCGACAAAATATTTCGAAGCAATGCCGCACTCAACTACCATGTAAAGACCCATTTGCGTAATTACTTACAAGTGCCGCAGGAATGTCCATACTGCAAAAGAAACTTTTACTCCgatgttaattttaaacaacATATTCGTATCGTACATTCACTGAATAAACGACACAAATGTGAGCTTTGTGACAAACCGTTTGCTACGCtggatcatttaaaaaaacatgttttgagCCAACATCAAAATGAACGCAAACATATTTGCCATGTCTGCTCCAAATCCTTTACACAATTGTGCCACCTTAAGCAACATCTGGCCATACACACTACCGGCAAGACACACCAATGTACAAAATGCAAACTGAAATTTTGGCGTAAAATCGATCTGCAGCggcatatgttaaaaaaacattcatAAGTTCCTTAAATAATCTATTTTGTGAATCTATAAGGAAGGAAGTATCGAAAAACTTTAcataaaacttatttataatGTATTACTTGCGTtcattacattaaaataaattatgttatTAAGCACCCTTAAATAATATTCTGCGAATTCATAAATGCTTTTCTTAGACAGCTCCCAGAAAGCGTTTTAATGCTGTGCAAAATCGTGTGGCGCCATCGACCAACTTCTCTTTGCTGTGAAAAGAAATACTTAAACGCAGGCAATTGTTTGCCACTGTACTTTCGTGTGCAAAACGATATCCtggtagaaaaaatattttttcacttttcatgCAGTATTCCAAGAATTCGCCGGCGTTTGTATGTGGCGGTAAGGAAATCCAAATGAAATATCCACCTGATGGTCTTGTCCAATCACAACTAGTCGGCAAATTGTGTTCGAGCACCTCGCAAGTGGCTAACATGCGCTCCTTGTATGCAAGTGATACTCTGTGAATATGTTCTTGTGCCAATTTCAGCTCGAAAAGACTGGCTAATATGCCAGAAGTATAATTATTAAAACATCCACTGCTATTCAATACTCcactataaaaattttgtttttaatttatgtaattaagaaaaaactgaatttcttCGAACTTACGATCTTTCCAAAATAGGTTTTAAGCGCGCAGATACCTCCAACCATCCTACACGAACACCTGGTCCAATTATTTTTGAGAAAGTTCCATTCGAAATTATATTTCCAGATCCCTTATCGTACGCAAATAAGCGTTTTGGTGGTCGGGGACTTGTGTAGTTGAGAATATTGTAAACGTCATCACAGAGTATTAAGAAATCATACTTTTGAGCTAGGTCAACCAGACTTTGACAAACAGCTAGATTtgatttgaagaaaaaagtaaaaatataaatatatgtgaagCTACTCCCGGAGTACTTAGTGACTTCATTTTACCTTCAGAAAATACAATTCCAGTTGGATTATGATAGGCGGGAATTGCATAGTACATCGCCCAAAACGATTTGGAAGTGGACGGAAAACGTTTTGTCTGTAAAATATCCTCAAATTTCTTCACGTTCACGCCATCTTTATTAAGACTTACTGCAATTTGCGAAAATTAACTTTTAGATAAACTTGTTTTTCTGACGTATAAAGGAATACTGTGAAATAGAGCTGAACATCAgtcaaaatatataattatataaaacacTTTTCAATACGGTAGCTTCTTAATTTTACCTACTATCTTTCAATTTCCTTTGACAATATTAAtacttaaaaatgttatataatataGTTTGTCATAATTACTGATTTTACAACTGAAAATGTAGCTCTATTTTAGTGCTCAActgtagttttaatttttaacttacgTGGTATGACAGTTAGCGTTGTGAATTGCTTAATAACATCAAGTGCAATCATATAAGTAACTTCGTCAACGAAAATTATTCCATTTAAATCAACCAGAGTAGATAAGACAAAGTGCAATCCCTGTGATGCGCCGGTTGTAATGATAAGATCTTCACTGcaaagcatatgtacatatatacagataTAAATATTTCACCAGTGTCAAGATATATATGATGATGGTGCATATATTCTTGCATACCTTTTCATAGGAGTATCACCATACTGAGCGCTAGAGTATTCAGCGATGGCATTTCGTACCTCTACCGGTCCACTAGTAGGTCCGTATTGAAAAAGATAAGatacatttatttgcttttcgtatttctaaattataaaaaagtaaataataagaagctaaattatgaaatatgaatttaaactaataaaatactCACTAGACGGTGCTTTGTTGCCTCTTCAAATATATCGCAACAGTTTTCGAGCAAATCTGGACCTGGAGCTCCTACGCCCAAATTTAGGATGTCGTTGTCGTAAACATTCCAATCAGTACCATCAAACAAATGCTTCAACTTTCGGTCGACGTTGGTTTGTGACATTTTACTACCAATTGCATCCAAAGAAGTGGAATCAGTAACTGTTTAGCTGTGCGATTTGCTATGAATAGAATTAGCAATCTCGAGTTCAAGTACGCTATATTACCATATTGTTagattaattacaattttaatgaaatttaatattcactg
This genomic window contains:
- the LOC129241420 gene encoding zinc finger protein 271-like; this translates as MMGQLCTDKILLEIFKEQKTLDKFIETIFGFLVRNTNFGLIDTSERARIQRHIFDALSFWCPEQQTSPRTENVTTECETPATTEAGIGAETGNVGSELQWTYLTQARNATSEGHLVLNSDHGIFNAVQKSEPNIKYRAILPKEQHLVLSNMPTNFPKTNDEKIKRNSKRLYKCSECSDIFISFRQLKVHEALHTSLTDRVISICVYCCSLYANAETLEKHISESHANGRYLCAPCAKTYKSRGQLLRHVHSSAHNAKALLFYCSLCPRTGNSHIEFPSRAALQQHYQEMHLLMPASQDEDDVEIEMNEEFLDEFLLNNVNENSFNFSECWDALDLNLPDMLHLANSDENYSYNKNSIIQNNEFTFKCPICYEGFLTQKLLLLHIASKHGLQVLICNKCDSSFKDYTQWIHHKRTHRVQFDAMQKAKDDLMKCEICDKIFRSNAALNYHVKTHLRNYLQVPQECPYCKRNFYSDVNFKQHIRIVHSLNKRHKCELCDKPFATLDHLKKHVLSQHQNERKHICHVCSKSFTQLCHLKQHLAIHTTGKTHQCTKCKLKFWRKIDLQRHMLKKHS
- the LOC129241421 gene encoding uncharacterized protein LOC129241421, with protein sequence MSQTNVDRKLKHLFDGTDWNVYDNDILNLGVGAPGPDLLENCCDIFEEATKHRLKYEKQINVSYLFQYGPTSGPVEVRNAIAEYSSAQYGDTPMKSEDLIITTGASQGLHFVLSTLVDLNGIIFVDEVTYMIALDVIKQFTTLTVIPLSLNKDGVNVKKFEDILQTKRFPSTSKSFWAMYYAIPAYHNPTGIVFSEAVCQSLVDLAQKYDFLILCDDVYNILNYTSPRPPKRLFAYDKGSGNIISNGTFSKIIGPGVRVGWLEVSARLKPILERSGVLNSSGCFNNYTSGILASLFELKLAQEHIHRVSLAYKERMLATCEVLEHNLPTSCDWTRPSGGYFIWISLPPHTNAGEFLEYCMKSEKIFFLPGYRFAHESTVANNCLRLSISFHSKEKLVDGATRFCTALKRFLGAV